In a genomic window of Micropterus dolomieu isolate WLL.071019.BEF.003 ecotype Adirondacks unplaced genomic scaffold, ASM2129224v1 contig_11506, whole genome shotgun sequence:
- the LOC123965856 gene encoding mamu class II histocompatibility antigen, DR alpha chain-like, translating to VCINVLLCFCPDPPSSLLVYTRDDVELGEKNQLICHVTGFYPAPVKIYWTKNGEKVTEGTSINVPFANKDGSFRQTSRLEFIPQQGDIYSCTVQHLALDSPLTRIWDVETTPPSVGPAVFCGLGLTVGLLGVAAGTFFLIKGNECS from the exons CGTCTGTATcaatgttttactgtgtttctgTCCAGATCCTCCTTCCAGCCTGCTCGTCTACACCAGAGACGACGTGGAGCTCGGAGAGAAGAACCAGCTGATCTGTCATGTGACTGGTTTCTATCCTGCTCCTGTAAAGATCTACTGGACCAAGAACGGAGAGAAGGTGACTGAAGGAACCAGCATCAACGTTCCCTTCGCCAACAAAGACGGTTCCTTCAGACAGACGTCCAGACTGGAGTTCATCCCACAGCAGGGAGACATTTACAGCTGCACAGTCCAACATCTGGCCCTGGACAGTCCTCTGACCCGGATCTGGG atgtgGAGACGACCCCCCCCAGTGTTGGACCTGCAGTGTTTTGTGGACTGGGTCTGACTGTGGGTTTGCTCGGTGTGGCTGCTGGAACCTTCTTCCTCATCAAAGGAAACGAGTGCAGCTGA